A segment of the Arachis hypogaea cultivar Tifrunner chromosome 5, arahy.Tifrunner.gnm2.J5K5, whole genome shotgun sequence genome:
ACCAAAAAAGGTTGGAACCCAGCATTTGGGTCTTGGCTTCGACCATCTCATAACATCGAAGGAAGCCCTAGGTGCAGTGAGGAGGACCGTCGTCGCTGGTGTTGTTGCTGCCGCTCCTGTCGGTGGCGCGCAGGATCTGCCCGTGGTCGAAGTGGTCCGAGGCGGTGAAGGTGCTGGCCCACTATGCGAAGCCCCAATTTTGTCATGGTAGGTGAGGAGTGGGGGACCAGCGACTCGTCATCCTGGTAAATAAGGAGCTGCGTGGACCCTATCTTCATTCATCTTCCATAATTGGAATTTAATAATGGGCAATGGTATAGGATTAACCAGGACGTGAATGGTGTCATGTTCTTTGTTCTGTGAGTGTATAAGTGGGAAAATATAGTAGATATAAAATTAGTTAAGAGAAGTAATATTTTGATGCTGGGGTAATTAATTTTGAAATCCAATTGTAAGAGTAattaattttttggaaaaaaatatgtTGCAGGAGGCAAAGAAAACAAGGAACAAGTACTGTAATTAGAAGCTAAACAACTATAGAGTATTTAGTTTGGTGTTATCCATGATGATTCTTGGTTCTGAAAATGGTTAGACTAATATTAATAGAAAATATTGTCCCTACTAACATTTTTCACTTTTAAGGTTACCATCCCAATTAAAATTCACTATATAGCTCATACTGAATACTGATGCTTTTGCATTTCTACAATGATATGATTATATGAAGAAGTGATTTTTTATTCCATACATTTAACTAGATTGTTATCCATTTAGTCACTCTCTTAACTTCCTCATCCAGTATTACATATGGTGTATGTATGAAATTGTCCCATGTGAGGAAAATAAATGAAACAGCTAGCTGCCTTGGAAAACATACAAGTGTCCCTACTTACCAATATTGAATTGAATTTCCAATTCTTCACCTTACATTGTATTTCTCCACTGCTGTATAGTtttcatttagtttagtttagtcaAAGATGTTTACTTATTACTTTGGGAATTGACCAGATGGTAGACAGGATAAAGAAGGTTAGATTTTTTGTTTCATGCCATGTATGGAATTCACAATGAAGCTTGTATAGGAGGTATAGTAAGATATTCAATAGAAGAAGTGATATTGTAATACATGTTATTGGTTAAAGTATCTTAATTCCTGTGATAATGAGGTGGAGAGGGTGTTTCACCCTTTCGTTAATAGGTGTGACGAGAACCGCTTTGTGCCGAAGATGGGCTTTAGCTTGTTAAGTGTTTTTGTTGATGTTATTAGTTAAGAATagttacaattgatgagctttggTGAAGGTGGTAACACCTCCATGAACCATGTTTTGCATTGAACCCAGAAATAGCTGAATTAAGTTTACTCAGTTAAGAAAGACAGTTGATGGTAGCTAATTTGCTGATGGTTTAGTTATGcccttaaaatttttttcttttgttgtgaaTGTGTGGTTGGATTCACCAATTACTAACATTGTATTCAATTATAATGAGTTGCTTTTTGTCAATTTGAAATAGTCCTTGTTCAATTCTATCTTAAAGTAGATTCAATGCAGTGGTTGTATGCCTTATTTGTGGAAGTGAATATTTCCTCCGTTGTATATTTGTGGTTCTAGTTTTTAGTGTATATCTACTACGATCATGAGTttcatttctttgatttttatagaTTCAGGGTAGAATGTTGCACAGCGTTGGCCGATGGAGTTCAACCGTATCTTCGACAGTGAAGGTCAAGACTCGGATGGGGACAGTTCAGATGATTGTTTCGGACATTATCATGGTACTGACGAAGAATACGATGAAAATGAGGTCTTTGAGGCCCGAGGTGGTTCCAAAGCAAGGGAAAAAGGTGTTGGTGATGGTGTCAATTGTAGGGGGGTCTGGCGGTGCAAATGAGGAGGCAGGCAGCGTGCCAAGCCAGCAAGTCTTCGCGGATGACTTCCTGGGCAGAGACTTTGCAACCGAGGAGGATGCTTATGCTGCGTACAAAGAGTTTGCCAGATTAAGGGGTTTTGGAGTTCGGAAGGGAGATGTAGCTCGAGTTAATGGGGTTTTGGTCAGAAGAGACTTTCTTTTGCCATCGACAAGGGACAAGACATCCCAAGCACTACAACCGTCCTGAGCGAGTAAAGGAAGAGAGGCTCGAGAGCCGGACGGATTGTAAGGCAAAGTTGAAGATTTACTACGATTTTTTTGACTTAAACcgatcggttcggtttggttcacaGTTGGCTCCTTCAAGACCGAACCGAGCCTAACATTATCTGAAGTGTGTTTCAAATTGtgttagttttctttttttgttagcCATTTTAAACTGTATTCCTTCGTATGTTTTACTGTTGGATTAAGTTGAAATTGTCCTGAATTCGAACGCCATATACTATTGTTATTTTAAGTCACTCAAGGTTTTAAACTTCATTTTACAGTGACTTAACTTATGATTATTAGAGTTTAAAAACCCGAAGTAACCGACCGAACCGATTCGCTGTCGGTTTTCTTCGGTTCATTGTCCATAACGCAGTAACCCAACTTGTTTCCATCACTTCAGGACCGTATAGGCCGGTTCAGTTGTTTTACGGTCCAAAACAATAACAAACCGACCAAATTACACCCCTACAACTAATATCCTTCTTCTTCAATGAGCAAATCTCAGATCAAGTTATAGTCACCAATAACCCCTAAATTCATTAATTTTGGAGTTTTCTCCCGAATGGTTCGGTTGAACAGATTTTTATCGATTCTAAGAAGTTTTCACATGCTTTGACCGACTTTGACCGGTTCTAACTGACTTTGACCAGTTTTGTTCCTTTAGCTATTCCAAGATTGCACCAGACCAGTTGCGAGTCTGGTCCACCAGTTTTTGCAGTCGAACAGGCCGGTCCGGACCGATTCTTACAACTATGTCGATTCATTTAACCTTTCTCGCCTTCCACCAAAAGCCACGTCGTCTCTTTTCTCCCGGCACTCCTACTCTTCGGTCACATCATCCAACAACGAAGAAAGAAGGAAACGGAAGGTGCAGAAGCTATGGTGGGTTCTAGAACAAAAGGCATGTTCCCGCATCCAAACAACAAGAAAGGGCTAATACCAAGAGCCTAGTCACACTAAGGTCAGAGCACATCAAAAACTATTTTCCCTCATTTGTACTGCAGCAAGGATACAGAAGAAATCTACCAAGTCTCAAGCACAAAACAAGCAATGAGGGAGAAATCAAAGTCAAATCCGGACAGTAGAAGATCCACAGTCCAAAACTAAACTTCGAGCCAAACCAAAACTCTATGTGCTAGATTcaagaaacttgaaaaaaaaggATGAGAACGTATGGGTAACATGCATGCAATAGATTCGGATCTCTCTCTCCTCACTGACGAAGCTGCTGCAGCTCTGATGCAAGACAACAAGACAGTATGGGTTTTGAACTTACTTCAACCTTGGAGGCTCCACTCTTCTATAATAACAGTGAATGGCCAACGGTTGAATGCAAGAGGGTAAGAACAAAACACAGGATTCACATCTCATTGCTGCCTCAGTTATTTGAGTTCTTCTCCTTGATGGTTctcatttattatttctttttctcattttggtctgtctgagtctcatcaAAATTCTCCAAACATGGTGAGGTTAGTCGAAAACTGCCAATGAGAGGTAAAGGACAGTGACTTACACTTGGAGAAAATGCCGTAAGATGTTCCTGATTTTCTTTATACATCTTTCTATTTTGTTTCATGATCTTATGGAGATTCCCTTGCAAGTTGAGTTATCACTTGGCTGTTGAAAGCTACGATGAGTTCTAGTCAAATTCAAATTTGGTCAGAATCTGGATTAGTCCCAGATAGGATTTGGTAGATCCTATTCAAAACATTGGTGTATGTAATTCAGCAAAAAAGTTAGTCAAATTTCATCAGTATTGTGATGGAGATTGGATGTACGCTACATTGCATTAGTAGCTAAACCAAAATACATATAGGTGTTACTTATACTGCTCtattccatttctgtttctgttgctcaaaagacaaaaataaagtgTCCCTAAACCCAACACGagacaaaattaacaaaaatctCCTAACTTCCTTTGAAAAGGCAACAAGTAAGATTCAAAAGAAAGGGAGGCTAACTGCTAACATACAACCCCCCTCTTCTCTTAAGCACTGATAgtcatcaaagtttaattttaatacattgacAGTGTCAAATATTTTGTATAGTAATTCGATTGCATTCTTACATTTACATAACTATTTATACTATTAACGTAAAATGTAATTATTTCTCTTGACATGTCACTATATAATtggatgcatatgaaaaataattaatcgtaaaatattattttattcttttagaatTAAATAAAAGGTTATTTCACTATtgttaatattaaatttgaattcaTAATTACTGACATAATCTTTGAACTTCaataataatttagtattttttaaaataatgctTAACGGAATATGTTAGTGCTTAGGAATAAACTAAAACctatatcaattttttaaaattcaatcttcgaatattatttttttattttgaaaaataattatcaaggtgttttcatatttttaaaaagtaaaatttaatattttggtaggcatgtttttgaaaaatgtttcagGTGGCATTTTCATATTGCCTGTTTtctgtattaattttttaactaatccttttctaatttcatttaaattttataaaaaaaaatatttttacagttTCAActtgtatttaaaattaaatatattcataATAAGAGAACCACCTCAACTATTTTTAATATGCTGTTTCATCTTTACTTTTTTTAGCTTTGCATGCATATTATTTTGGGCAGCCTCATATTTTTCCTGAAAGAGAACTTTTTTTCCGATTTGAATAATGTTACAACTTTTACTCCCTAAACCCATTAACAGCCCATTGCCTATACACCTTGGTCCACACTCTTCTCTCCAAAACATATTAACTTGCCGTTATGGGGCCCACCTCCAAAGCCCATTACGGGCTTCCCTCACTCTAGCTAGCTGGCGCGGCTCCTACACCATTCAGTCTCGACAAGGAGTCTGACACCACTGCAAAGCTGCTCCCTATCAAAGATCATCATGCCACTTGTCACCACAACCTTCTCCAAAAGAAAATCTGTATACATTAATATCTGTATGCTATAATTTCCCTTTCTCTTATATAGTACAAATGGGGATGGATTTGCAATTAGTAAAAAAGCAGATAAAATTGAAGGCATTCATGGAATGCCGCTAAATAAAGCTGAGGTGGCAGTAGCTATTGAAGAGAACCAAACTTATGCTTTTGAAATTAATCCTTCTTAGATAATTTAGTTTTGAGCTTTACAAAGATATTGTTTTGTTCTTTTACTgttataccaattcttttttattttagttttctatcattattattatgatttGTTGATACTGTAAAACAATTCTCACTATATCTAACAGTTTCTTGAATCATTTGTGCACCTCAATCGTGGTTGAAGCTTGAGTTTATATCAATTAGTGAGAAAGACAACTTTGATGAATAAGATATTCTTTGATATTTGATTGTCTTCAAAATTATTTATCTTTGTTGATTcttattgtattttgtgatttatttttgTATAGTTTAACGGTATACCAAAGAGCTTcatattcttatatttttctaataaatataatttagaaaTGTGAATAATAAGTTTAGCAATTAGTACAAAGAAACATTTGGAGCAGATTTTTTATCAAAGGAGGTGCAATAAGAACATAGGATTTTCACCTTACAAGTTTGTGATTGGTAATTAGTTGTACTcttatttctttttcctttcttggtgctTGGGTGTGTGTTTGAGCATATTTATATGTATCAACTGGATAATTAGGAAATGTTATAAATTTTGGAGATTTAGTTGACCATTGATAGAAAAATGTTATGTGTTGGATTATCATATGACCATTTGTATTTAAGTACtctttattagtttttgtgcATTGTGTATCcagttttctaaaaaaaataacaatttatgtttttaaaatgATTTAGGACTAAAAAATTCTTGAAAGATTTGCTCATGTGACCGATAAATTTAATATCATTCAGTTCTTGAGCAATTAAGTGGGCAAAAAGATTCTATATATCTACGtgttctttcttatttatttttaaaaaagttgtGTGCTAATTTTGATTtatctatatattatattttgattTGAAGGATATAATTttggctttaaaaattttttattattatattattaaattgatttataacaatctataaaaattaaaattgtgcaCCATCTTTTTTTGGATAACATGTTTGGTTTCGTagcacaatttatttatttatttattttttcagatTTGGTTTAGTAGCACTTGCCTTTTTCAGATTTCAATAGAGGAAAAAAGTAATATTCAGTGTTTTGCTATACAAGTGATACAACTGGTATCCAAAAAAATACTTTGAGAAATAGcctatatatacaaattaaagtttGTTGTATCATTCGTTTTCATTGTAAATCTAATGAGAGACTAATATTATTTCTAAAGTTTATAGAATATATAAGTACATTGTTGACATATTAAGTAATTATTGACACGAGTATTGTTGATTTAGTTTGAATCTAATCACTAATAAAATGAAATACCATGCCTTTGTGTTTATTTTTAGTATGGTCAGTGACATTCTGCAATTTTTCTTGCGAGATTGAAATAAATGGAACAAGTTGAATACATATTTTAGTATTGTAATAATTATAGTTGTAATCTTTAACAAATTGTCTAAAACTTTAATAGAGATACAAtatgatttttaatattttataatttatctttttagtatataaaaaattaatatatgtttaacatttaattcttttaactattataaagataattaaatttataattcaatATGCATTATGTGTTTTATAATGCATATTATCAATATTACATCGaagcaatattttttttattagaggctaatattagaatataattaataaatcatGATTTTAATGAAATCCTAAATATTTCTATATAACTATTAGAGTACTAACGTTCTCCtatgtttttttattatgtaCTTCTAAATAAAATAACCTTTCATTCATTTCATGTTTAATttcatttgcttttttttttttatcaatttttgtttgtctttttttgcatgctttttagATCCTTTTGTTTCCTAATGCATTTATGGCCTTTGTGTACAAGGAGATTTTTTATAATCTATGATTCGGAGCATTAAATTTTTTATGCGTAGAGCTCTATTTATATCATCTAATATTATTGATTAGTAAATTGTGGATGATATTTTTAAGTTGAagtcttaatattttttattaggtgGTTCAATGTTTAATAGGAGATTATTAGGTAACTCTATCCAATGTTAAacctattttttttattgttaagcaAATATATGAAATTGTGTTTTTGTTATGTAACATGACATGAAGAAACTTTTTTACATTAATAACAAATATGCAAGGaatgattttcagtttcttattTATGTTGAAAAATTTCTATATGTTAATTTAATTCGATTAAAGACAGCTATTAAGATTTTTaagtataattttgttttattatgaTACACACTATATTATGCATAAATGatgtattttgttaatttcaattctaaatatttttcgtGCATCGCACGGGTCATTCActagtaattatttatttaaaaggtaAGGCAAGTTACCGTTGACTGCCATGAGTCTCTCTGAAAAGGGACTCCTCTCCCCTTGAATTATGTGAAGGAACTCACTTTGTTACCTCTCCAACAGATGGAACCAGAATTTGTCCGAAAAAATAGATTGAAACTCACCCGTTGAAGTTGGTCTCACAGTGCATGGTACATGAGACACGATTAATCATTGTCgtctctgttttcttttttattttttcattcctGATTTACAATTTTGGAGTTTCTTCATCATGGTTCAAGTGTTTTTATGTGTCTTtggatgatgatttttgaaatgCAAGGTCATTATTGTTTGTTGTTAGGGTTTAGCATATTTCTCCGTTGATGCTCTGTTTTTATTGTTCTTCACCctacttttgatttttttatgttattaaacaTATGAAACTCATATTTTGGGGGTTTAATGTTCTTTCATATTGGCTTTTTTATACCGTGTAGTAGGGCACCAATTttcattgtaattttttttgtgggTGATCTTGGTTATAATTGAgtataaaaaatttgattctaatataaaattttaattgcatGATAggatttgattaaaaataaattattttagcgTTAAGATCCATTACAGAGGAAGATTTAACAATGAAGAGGGATGATGGAAGTATTTAGGAGGTGAAGAAACTATAGTAGATTATTGGACAAACTATTATAAATAGAGAATAATGAAGGTATATGACGTGCTGGAGAAGTTAGGAAGTCTTGAAAGTAATATTGTTGAGCTCTGGTACAAAGATTGTAATCTCAGTATAAATAAAGGGTTAAGATAGTTGAAGACTAACGGAGATGCAATGGAGATGGATAATGTTGGAGTTAAGAGAAAAATTATTGATTTGTTTGTTGTGCACAAGACATCAAAGCCATATGACTTTCCCTATGATATTGATTATATAGATGTTGGTGGGGACGACAACGAGGAGGAGGAAACCAAAAATGTTGAGGAGGAGGCCTAAAATGTGGAAGTGGATCAGAATGGAGTGGAGGCCCAAGTTACTAGTGAGGTTGGTTTGGAGGAAATTCTCATAAATGGAAAAGTGGCCCAAAATGTTGCTGACTTTTTAGGAGAGAAAAATGATAAATGTGGAGATTTCGAAGAAGGATCCAATGAGGACGAATCCACTTTAATGACAGTGAAGATGATTTCTGTGGGGATGGTGATCTCTTTGATCTGGATATCACTTTGGGAGAGTTTCATGGAGAGatcagggaaaaaaaaaaaaaaagaaacgttAAGCCAAAAACGAAGAAGGCTAGTGGGGTGCAAAGTTCTGAACTTAGTGATGATGAAGGGCTTAATAGTGATGACTTGGAGAATTTGCCTAGTGGTGAGAATGATGAACAGAAAAAATTTTCAGTGTTTAAAGAGTTGAATTCAAGGAGGATGTGACTACATATACAGTGCATAGTGGTAAAAACATTAATTTCCAGTTGTGGACAAGGTTAGAGTACGAGCAACGTGCGAAGCTGGCTGTGGATGGTTTGCATACGCTGTAAGGATGACAACAAAGATAGTTGGCAGCCGAGAAGTGCCAATAATCATCACAGATGCAGATTCTCATTTAATATTCGAGTCATG
Coding sequences within it:
- the LOC140184686 gene encoding uncharacterized protein, translated to MRSPNFVMIQGRMLHSVGRWSSTVSSTVKVKTRMGTVQMIVSDIIMVLTKNTMKMRSLRPEVVPKQGKKVLVMVSIVGGSGGANEEAGSVPSQQVFADDFLGRDFATEEDAYAAYKEFARLRGFGVRKGDVARVNGVLVRRDFLLPSTRDKTSQALQPS